One window of the Onthophagus taurus isolate NC unplaced genomic scaffold, IU_Otau_3.0 ScKx7SY_16, whole genome shotgun sequence genome contains the following:
- the LOC111418704 gene encoding uncharacterized protein translates to MVNSSQKPLILLIFNIFQLIFAQIDQNAYINQPMPPQGGGFNPYAPPGGYPGNNNYGASQFPVISCPNLFSYQHDPSLGGYYGLIITPKSRLDTEFDVEVNMTINKAVAQSDNIKLNVLSSQDEIFHGEAIKWSVKFPYQDVLPKLTQIKFNRIVICSNHPDPLVSGITQTSMWAKATIRTSAGASESNPAVPGGQMPPQYPEMGYAGMQQAPVYQQPYGGYGPQPGGPILQN, encoded by the exons ATGGTCAATTCATCCCAAAAGCccctaattttattaattttcaacattttccaattaatttttgccCAAATCGACCAAAATGCCTATATAAATCAGCCAATGCCTCCGCAAGGTGGCGGTTTTAACCCATACGCACCCCCTGGTg gATATCCAGGGAATAATAATTACGGAGCGTCTCAATTTCCGGTTATTTCTTGCCCTAACTTGTTTAGTTATCAACACGATCCGAGTTTGGGCGGATACTACGGGCTTATCATAACCCCAAAAAGTCGATTAGACACCGAATTCGACGTTGAAGTGAATATGACCATAAATAAAGCGGTGGCTCAAAGCGATAACATCAAATTGAACGTGTTATCGAGTCAAGACGAGATATTCCACGGCGAAGCAATAAAATGGTCCGTTAAATTTCCGTACCAAGATGTTCTCCCGAAATTGACccaaattaagtttaataggATCGTTATTTGTTCGAATCATCCGGATCCGT tggTAAGCGGGATAACTCAAACATCGATGTGGGCTAAGGCTACGATTAGGACGTCTGCGGGGGCGAGTGAATCTAATCCGGCGGTTCCTGGTGGTCAGATGCCGCCACAATATCCGGAAATGGGTTATGCTGGGATGCAACAAGCTCCGGTTTATCAACAACCTTATGGTGGATATGGGCCTCAACCTGGAGGTCCAATCCTTcaaaattga
- the LOC111418729 gene encoding NADH-ubiquinone oxidoreductase subunit 8 — protein MSSLQLFSAVKSAYKFVQPTAVLVQKCNRMSKGSYINISKPEPTLDMTEMTDRAAQTMFWTELVRGFAVTLAHIFKEPATINYPFEKGPLSPRFRGEHALRRYPSGEERCIACKLCEAICPAQAITIEAEERADGSRRTTRYDIDMTKCIYCGFCQEACPVDAIVEGPNFEYSTETHEELLYNKEKLLDNGDKWESEIAANIYADHVYR, from the exons ATGTCGAGTTTACAACTTTTTTCCGCCGTAAAATCGG CGTACAAGTTCGTGCAACCCACCGCGGTTTTGGtgcaaaaatgtaacagaaTGTCGAAAGGGAGTTATATTAATATCAGCAAACCAGAACCTACGTTAGATATGACCGAAATGACCG ataGGGCTGCGCAAACGATGTTTTGGACTGAATTAGTTCGTGGTTTTGCTGTGACTTTGGCCCACATCTTCAAAGAACCAGCCACGATTAATTATCCTTTCGAAAAAGGGCCCCTTAGTCCCCGATTTCGAGGTGAACATGCTTTACGGCGGTACCCCTCTGGAGAAGAACGTTGTATCGCGTGTAAATTATGCGAAGCAATTTGCCCGGCTCAA gcTATAACGATTGAAGCTGAAGAAAGAGCTGATGGGTCAAGGAGAACAACTCGTTATGATATCGATATGACGAAATGTATTTATTGTGGGTTTTGCCAAGAAGCCTGTCCGGTTGATGCAATTGTTGAGGGGCCTAATTTTGAGTATTCAACAGAAACTCATGAAGAGTTGCTTTATAATAAAGAGAAGTTACTGGATAATGGGGATAAATGGGAGAGCGAGATAGCGGCGAATATATACGCCGATCATGTGTatcgttga
- the LOC111418671 gene encoding uncharacterized protein: protein MEKSKFLIIFLIFLVGLNPDLTNAGNRIAMFDDGDDMGIKMDGIDMFSGPTSQQNDEYVGNDNSYLPYQQNQDPISNNFALNDQYPYIQPPANIYESPGSPDYDSNQMSFQINDNQNEIQPDPNFDLYQNPQDVATVNDESSAEEINSNFPPISCPTVFKYNYDPKYGGYYGFVQIPRPSGDIKYDAEINMTINRPVSQQDNIKLQLMSTANEIYYGQTLEWAVKFPYQDLLPKLTQIKFNGMVICSNYPDPLIPGVTQSSMWAKSSISSGKKDTEPESPQTDLRKKRRKKSKKRRKNRKNQKGRRKVPYGVPAPVYTASLNPYAGLEHPDESIGFNEMPGGPIQPTRSGSPYLPYGLL from the exons ATGGagaaatcgaaatttttaattatatttttaatttttttagtggGCCTTAATCCAGATTTAACAAATGCGGGCAATCGGATTGCGATGTTCGATGATGGCGATGATATGGGGATAAAAATGGATGGAATTGATATGTTTTCGGGGCCTACATCGCAACAAAACGACGAATATGTGGGTAACGATAACAGTTATCTACCTTACCAACAAAATCAAGACCCAATCAGCAATAATTTCGCCTTAAACGATCAATACCCCTACATACAACCCCCTGCGAATATTTACGAGTCTCCGGGATCCCCCGATTACGACTCCAACCAAATGAGCTTCCAAATCAACGACAACCAAAACGAAATTCAACCCGATCCCAACTTCGATCTTTACCAAAACCCTCAAGATGTCGCCACCGTCAACGATGAGTCATCCGCGGAAGAAATTAATTCGAATTTCCCGCCGATTTCTTGCCCGACcgtttttaaatacaattacGACCCGAAATACGGAGGGTATTATGGGTTCGTGCAAATTCCCCGTCCAAGCGGCGATATTAAATACGACGCCGAAATCAACATGACGATTAACCGGCCGGTTTCGCAACAAGACAACATTAAATTGCAATTAATGTCGACGGCGAACGAAATTTATTACGGACAAACGTTAGAGTGGGCCGTCAAATTTCCGTATCAAGATTTATTGCCAAAATTAACCCAAATTAAATTCAACGGAATGGTGATTTGCTCGAATTATCCCGATCCAT TGATCCCGGGGGTTACCCAATCATCAATGTGGGCGAAATCGTCGATTTCGTCCGGAAAAAAAGATACCGAACCCGAATCGCCGCAAACGGACTTGAGGAAAAAGCGCAGAAAGAAATCTAAGAAGCGCAGGAAGAATCGCAAGAATCAAAAAGGAC gAAGAAAAGTACCTTATGGCGTCCCAGCACCGGTTTACACGGCGAGTTTGAATCCGTACGCGGGGTTGGAACATCCCGACGAATCCATCGGGTTTAACGAGATGCCCGGGGGTCCGATTCAACCGACTCGATCAGGAAGTCCTTATTTACCATACGGATTGCTGTAA
- the LOC111418728 gene encoding calmodulin-like isoform X2, producing MNQIKDLMTRQTNQVEAVQSGSYQKNNDLECFRRENNIEKDQFLSIGARQNKPRHSIVSKSQMKEFREAFRLFDKDGDGSITKEELGRVMRSLGQFARTEELQQMLQEVDIDGDGNVSFEEFVDIAWSAGAGSDPDHCQSREEEEKELRDAFRVFDKHNRGYITASDLRAVLQCLGEDLNEEEIEDMIKEVDVDGDGRIDFYEFVNALGEPGNDDSLDDEDEEVLGF from the exons ATGAATCAAATCAAAGATTTAATG aCTCGCCAAACCAACCAAGTCGAAGCGGTACAAAGCGGTTCGTATCAAAAAAACAACGATTTAGAATGTTTTCGGAGAGAAAACAACATAGAAAAGGACCAATTTTTATCAATCGGGGCTCGCCAAAACAAACCAAGACACTCGATCGTCTCAAAAAGCCAAATGAAAG aaTTCCGCGAAGCTTTTCGCCTCTTTGATAAAGACGGAGATGGGAGCATCACCAAAGAGGAGTTAGGGCGTGTTATGCGATCTTTGGGGCAATTCGCACGCACCGAGGAGCTTCAACAAATGCTTCAAGAAGTCGATATTGACG GCGATGGGAACGTGAGTTTCGAAGAATTCGTCGATATCGCATGGTCGGCCGGGGCTGGATCCGATCCCGATCATTGCCAATCCCGCGAAGAGGAAGAAAAGGAGCTTCGAGATGCGTTCCGAGTCTTCGATAAACATAATCGGGGTTATATCACAGCGAGTGATCTTCGTGCTGTTTTGCAATGCTTGGGGGAGGATTTAAACGAAGAAGAAA tCGAAGATATGATTAAAGAAGTCGATGTAGACGGCGATGGGAGGATCGATTTTTatg agTTTGTAAACGCTTTGGGCGAACCCGGAAATGATGATAGCTTAGACGATGAAGACGAGGAAGTTTTAGGGTTTTAA
- the LOC111418728 gene encoding calmodulin-like isoform X1 — MKQTPFTKGFLKSYFLCLCVKKSQKLNFTRQTNQVEAVQSGSYQKNNDLECFRRENNIEKDQFLSIGARQNKPRHSIVSKSQMKEFREAFRLFDKDGDGSITKEELGRVMRSLGQFARTEELQQMLQEVDIDGDGNVSFEEFVDIAWSAGAGSDPDHCQSREEEEKELRDAFRVFDKHNRGYITASDLRAVLQCLGEDLNEEEIEDMIKEVDVDGDGRIDFYEFVNALGEPGNDDSLDDEDEEVLGF; from the exons ATGAAGCAAACGCCGTTTACaaaaggttttttaaaaagttacttTTTGTGTTTGTGcgttaaaaaatcacaaaaattaaatttt aCTCGCCAAACCAACCAAGTCGAAGCGGTACAAAGCGGTTCGTATCAAAAAAACAACGATTTAGAATGTTTTCGGAGAGAAAACAACATAGAAAAGGACCAATTTTTATCAATCGGGGCTCGCCAAAACAAACCAAGACACTCGATCGTCTCAAAAAGCCAAATGAAAG aaTTCCGCGAAGCTTTTCGCCTCTTTGATAAAGACGGAGATGGGAGCATCACCAAAGAGGAGTTAGGGCGTGTTATGCGATCTTTGGGGCAATTCGCACGCACCGAGGAGCTTCAACAAATGCTTCAAGAAGTCGATATTGACG GCGATGGGAACGTGAGTTTCGAAGAATTCGTCGATATCGCATGGTCGGCCGGGGCTGGATCCGATCCCGATCATTGCCAATCCCGCGAAGAGGAAGAAAAGGAGCTTCGAGATGCGTTCCGAGTCTTCGATAAACATAATCGGGGTTATATCACAGCGAGTGATCTTCGTGCTGTTTTGCAATGCTTGGGGGAGGATTTAAACGAAGAAGAAA tCGAAGATATGATTAAAGAAGTCGATGTAGACGGCGATGGGAGGATCGATTTTTatg agTTTGTAAACGCTTTGGGCGAACCCGGAAATGATGATAGCTTAGACGATGAAGACGAGGAAGTTTTAGGGTTTTAA